The genomic DNA AGCATCCATGCTCCGCACCCCCACCAGGGGTTCCCCGTCCGCCTTAAGGAGAGGTCGGGGGTCATAGAACCATGAGTCCGTTTGGGTAAGGACGCCAAAGTTATTAGCGTTATCCCCAAAACCCAAAACGCGACGTTCACCATCGCGCACCTGTAGAACCAAACTAAAGTCGTGCCCGGCCTCTACGGCCACGGCGTTTGCGAGGTGTTCGCTACCTCCTTCCGCCACCACGTAATCGGGGGGCTGGAAGGTTAACCCTTCGTCTTCGTAACCCTGCAGGCGGCCCAGCTGGCCATACGGGTTCACACCCCAGCTCTTCAATCGGCCGTCTTCCAACAGGGCCAACGCGTGACGCTGGTTTTCGCCGATCCCGAACTGTGCCGCCACCGCAATGGCATCCTCTAGGCCGTCTATCTTGGCGGGTGTTTCCCGGAAGGGGAGGGTAGTTGGGTCTACCGCAAGTTGGCCGAATCGGTTGTCGCCCCAGCCGTACACACCATCCGGCTTTACCAGGAGAACAAAATCGGTTCCCGCGGCCAAAATCCCTTGAAGCTGCATTGGGTCAAGCGTCGTGCCGTTATCGCCGTTTGCAGGCCCTCCCGTAGGTCCCGTGCAACCATAGAGAACGGCCAAACATCCAACCACTAGGCCTAAAGCCTTCCAAGTCTTTCCCATAGTTTCTCCTCCCATCAGGAGTGCCTAGGCACTCCTTCCTTCAGCTTCTTCCGCGACCCTTACATATCCCTTAACGGCCCTCTCCCTGAGAGGGGGGTTTTACTACAGCCCCATACCTATCGGAGAGCTCCTTTACTAAAGGGAGGGGCGTGGCGCGGGCGGAACCTAAAGGGGGGAACAGGCACCTGAACGAGGTGGTGAAGGCGGCAAAGCCGGCGGGTAGCAGCACGGCTTTCTTGCCGGACCCGACTGGGCAAATCCTTTGGCAGGTGTACAAGTTCCCTAGGCTTGGGAACTCGGGTTCTTCGCTAGGAAACCGGTGCGTGGGGGTAGGTGAGGTAAGTGCGGTCGTAAAGAGCATCCCGGATTCCAAGTTTGAACGAAAGCCCTTCGTAGGGCATGCTATCGTTGTAATTGATGTGGCATAGACCCCTCCGCTTCGGCACCGAGGGCTACCGGGGAGTAATTGCTAAGGATTTCACCTTCGCCACCCTTTCTCGTTTGGCGGAAGCCTACGGTCGCTATCTTCTGGAACGCGGTGGGGGACTGGTGGTGGTGGGGCACGATACCCGTTTCCTGGCGGGGGACTTCGCCCGGGCCTTGGCCGGCCACCTTTCCGGGATGGGCCTCCGGGTGGTTCTCCTCCGG from Thermus hydrothermalis includes the following:
- a CDS encoding RCC1 domain-containing protein codes for the protein MGKTWKALGLVVGCLAVLYGCTGPTGGPANGDNGTTLDPMQLQGILAAGTDFVLLVKPDGVYGWGDNRFGQLAVDPTTLPFRETPAKIDGLEDAIAVAAQFGIGENQRHALALLEDGRLKSWGVNPYGQLGRLQGYEDEGLTFQPPDYVVAEGGSEHLANAVAVEAGHDFSLVLQVRDGERRVLGFGDNANNFGVLTQTDSWFYDPRPLLKADGEPLVGVRSMDAGNAHALFLLEDGTVWSTGSNRYGQRGVTNVSGSYAQQVPGLTDVVQVAAGRDHSLALKGDGSVWAFGSNAEGQLGQDLSSATTSTPQRVPFPSGTQVRFVTAGGTHNLAIDQSGGVWAWGSNDHGQLGQGTAGDPSPTPARVKGGGCTGFLSGAVLVKAGYDFSLAIVQEGGNLALYAWGLNDRGQLGTGDTTDTPCPKRVLVWTPSP